A single window of Anomaloglossus baeobatrachus isolate aAnoBae1 chromosome 9, aAnoBae1.hap1, whole genome shotgun sequence DNA harbors:
- the NELFE gene encoding negative elongation factor E, with protein sequence MREPEREAEDREIDREGHRAGDREPYERDRGRERDRERDRERDRDRSNRDRERERDREGFHRRSDSFPERRAPRKGNTVYVNGVGMKAQMLSNAFSKFGKIIDLSTDAQRNCAFVTFEKMESADQAIQELNNTMIEDVSVKVSIARKQPMLEVAIAKSVWGQLAFHNSENGSHKDKRSQVIYPDDYFNVDTSSSAGTTTEG encoded by the exons ATGCGAGAACCCGAGAGGGAAGCAGAGGACCGAGAGATCGACAGAGAAGGCCATCGTGCCGGAGACAGGGAGCCTTATGAAAGAGACCGCGGCAGGGAACGAGACCGGGAGCGGGATAGGGAGCGAGACAGAGACCGAAGTAACAGGGATCGGGAGCGGGAACGAGACAGAGAAGGCTTCCACAGGA GATCAGATTCTTTTCCAGAACGTCGAGCACCAAGGAAAGGAAACACGGTGTATGTTAATGGCGTGGGCATGAAGGCGCAGATGCTCTCCAACGCTTTCTCCAAGTTTGGGAAGATCATCGACCTCTCAACTGACGCCCAACGGAA CTGCGCTTTTGTCACATTTGAGAAGATGGAGTCTGCAGATCAGGCGATCCAGGAG CTTAATAACACCATGATAGAGGATGTCTCGGTGAAGGTCAGCATTGCCCGGAAGCAGCCCATGCTGGAGGTTGCCATAGCGAAGTCTGTGTGGGGTCAGCTGG CTTTCCACAACAGCGAGAACGGATCCCACAAAGACAAGAGATCTCAAGTCATCTACCCCGACGACTACTTCAATGTGGACACCTCCTCCAGCGCAGGGACCACAACCGAGGGATGA